From a region of the Triticum aestivum cultivar Chinese Spring chromosome 7D, IWGSC CS RefSeq v2.1, whole genome shotgun sequence genome:
- the LOC123168453 gene encoding PHD finger-like domain-containing protein 5A, whose protein sequence is MAKHHPDLIMCRKQPGIAIGRLCEKCDGKCVICDSYVRPCTLVRVCDECNYGSFQGRCVICGGVGISDAYYCKECTQQEKDRDGCPKIVNLGSAKTDLFYERKKYGFKKR, encoded by the coding sequence ATGGCGAAGCATCACCCTGATCTCATCATGTGCCGGAAGCAGCCTGGCATTGCTATTGGTCGCTTGTGTGAGAAGTGTGATGGCAAGTGCGTCATCTGTGACTCGTATGTGCGCCCATGTACGCTTGTCCGGGTCTGCGACGAGTGCAACTACGGCTCGTTCCAGGGAAGGTGCGTCATCTGCGGCGGAGTTGGCATCTCAGACGCCTACTACTGTAAAGAGTGCACGCAGCAGGAGAAGGACCGAGATGGGTGCCCCAAGATTGTCAACCTAGGAAGCGCCAAGACCGATCTCTTCTACGAGCGCAAGAAGTATGGTTTTAAGAAGAGATGA